The following coding sequences lie in one Cyanobacterium sp. Dongsha4 genomic window:
- a CDS encoding putative Ig domain-containing protein has product MTESNISNSGLPQKLIASVYPWSEDAVYPEFIDFDNFQKYHPDNSPIGVAISGGGSRSFSAAIGQIRGLLGIDDFFSEVGAISSVSGGTWFSSIFNYASESISDETLLGASINPSDLTVANVSSFDRTFIGQAINGEGFLALGTISLLLNLINNYYDGVPVDYLWSRAINDFMLEPFGLGDPEKFFTLDEDSLNEILDNNPQLSTDNFYLMRRDRPYFIANGIQEYPTDTSDPTRRIRRWFEYSPLYTGTPQQFNNVGPDGQTFGGGFVDSFAFNSLQPTDYFIDPETNLITQVEVRTPDQLFNLSDVMGSSSAAPGDAVLELNAIIKNIGNYAQVAEFVANFILSYFGTEVPQWIKDFVDSIRTGEIKLPEIFPQFNYWSPQDITENLNSVKYNFPDGGLLDNTGIVSLLQRGYPIVVSFVNETKVGTSELNNPSTDEDNVLENYQGIPGSISRLFGFPPPDNTGLLYIPDIQIFPESEFEKVRDGILANKDQGGFFISSHSILPDNPFGIDASEPVTIAWFANGQTNTDWLNQLTPEVQQLLTDNFPGYDTFYQNTIPLGLFDLPDAVSLTPSQINLLSQMWSYTLTSDSISDLLSGLANQIEIFPEIPFEYQINADTFDKLDTLPNDVVINVELAGGNNLPNWLAVENSGILSNLSFSPTTTDKGSYSLYVTAEDSQGNLLDDEILTFEVTDNPKEPPFNTNLSNSYVENDIVIQDPIDSSKLSWFVKVLGRDFDIDIKTEQYENAVYKAKERFDERDMVISPTGALTVPQIVYGEGGRNHIYGSEVNDILVATKFYYAGGFNLDTKFSENRLFGEGGNDILIGSNDYDDRFTPVWGTELAVDLLDGGEGNDTLFGNNGNDTLYGGKGDDKLNGNDYDDVLYGGEGNDYLIGASGKDKQYGDEGNDMLVTADRGENNILNGGLGKDIFIISKPFKSNGGFSANDFIKLTEDSLKIYKLINTFKTITELIPVIGVVTDLIGNLASVVKLFLGAGATPSYFDVTTMIEDFSQEDLLILPNKSFFLGATNRADFVEQFDYNGPGVLLFQENGDRLNASLLIKTPEDISPFSVDLPPLIPENPEDVDPNSKTVYMDFVSIPSKIQNWYEGLGINHVKDPDFFEYKFYAGFDDPEIMATDENDVIYANTSITGTRIIALDGNDHVIGSDADDIIEGGFGNDFIESGNGNDQLLAGEGDDFLDGGEGIDSLMGGEGSDTFMLRLGDGNDVIMDFDLTANTGDKLGLEEGLIYGENVTLEGNQVVYNGQEILATIQSNSNIDLSSLSDEQIGDLFVTIASPSSLENDLLDTSIYRFRTGFGTYLYVGEEEKQAILDDGYSFVEEGKAFKVASQQADGLIPIYRFRNEDVAGAYLYVGEEERQNIQNNHDNFVEEGLAFYAYGADAQKADDIYRLQTIPGAYMLVGETEWESISNEGFGFVNEGVAFEASFA; this is encoded by the coding sequence ATGACTGAATCAAATATTTCCAACTCGGGACTTCCTCAAAAGTTGATCGCCTCAGTTTATCCTTGGAGTGAAGATGCAGTTTACCCTGAATTTATTGATTTTGACAATTTTCAAAAATATCATCCTGATAATTCTCCCATTGGTGTTGCTATTTCTGGAGGGGGTTCTCGTTCCTTTAGTGCTGCGATCGGACAAATTCGAGGACTTTTGGGGATAGATGACTTTTTCTCGGAAGTAGGGGCAATTTCTAGCGTTTCTGGTGGTACTTGGTTCAGTTCTATTTTTAACTATGCTTCCGAATCTATTAGTGATGAAACTCTTTTAGGTGCAAGTATTAATCCCTCTGATTTAACTGTAGCTAATGTTTCTTCCTTCGATCGCACTTTTATCGGTCAAGCAATTAACGGAGAAGGCTTTTTAGCGTTAGGTACAATTTCTTTACTCTTAAACCTCATTAATAATTATTATGATGGAGTTCCTGTCGATTATTTGTGGTCAAGGGCAATCAATGACTTTATGCTCGAACCCTTTGGCTTAGGAGATCCTGAAAAGTTTTTCACCCTTGATGAAGATTCCCTCAATGAGATCCTAGACAATAATCCGCAATTGTCAACAGATAATTTCTATTTGATGAGGCGCGATCGCCCCTATTTTATCGCCAATGGTATCCAAGAATATCCTACCGATACATCAGATCCCACCAGAAGAATTCGTCGCTGGTTTGAATATAGTCCACTATATACTGGTACACCCCAACAATTTAACAATGTCGGACCCGATGGACAAACCTTTGGAGGGGGATTTGTTGACAGTTTTGCCTTTAATAGTTTACAACCTACCGATTATTTTATTGATCCCGAAACCAACTTAATTACTCAGGTTGAAGTTAGAACCCCCGATCAACTATTTAACCTTTCCGATGTCATGGGTAGTAGTAGTGCCGCACCGGGAGATGCGGTACTTGAACTTAATGCTATTATCAAAAATATCGGCAACTATGCCCAAGTAGCCGAATTTGTCGCTAATTTTATACTTAGTTACTTCGGCACTGAAGTTCCCCAATGGATTAAAGATTTTGTTGATTCAATCCGCACAGGAGAAATCAAACTTCCCGAAATATTTCCCCAGTTTAATTATTGGTCGCCCCAAGATATTACAGAAAACCTCAACTCTGTTAAATATAATTTTCCTGATGGTGGTTTATTAGATAATACGGGTATTGTTTCCCTTTTACAAAGAGGTTATCCCATCGTTGTCTCCTTTGTTAATGAAACGAAAGTTGGCACAAGTGAACTAAATAATCCTAGTACAGATGAGGATAATGTACTGGAAAATTATCAAGGAATTCCGGGCTCTATTTCTCGTCTATTTGGTTTTCCACCTCCTGATAATACTGGACTTTTATACATTCCAGACATTCAAATTTTCCCTGAATCAGAATTTGAGAAAGTCCGTGATGGTATCCTAGCAAATAAAGATCAAGGAGGATTCTTTATCAGTAGCCACTCCATTTTGCCTGATAATCCTTTTGGTATCGATGCCAGTGAACCCGTTACCATTGCTTGGTTTGCGAATGGTCAAACCAACACCGATTGGTTAAATCAGTTAACCCCAGAAGTTCAACAGTTATTAACGGACAATTTCCCCGGTTATGATACTTTTTATCAAAACACTATCCCTCTAGGTTTATTTGATCTTCCCGATGCAGTGTCTCTTACTCCTTCACAGATCAATCTTTTATCTCAAATGTGGAGTTATACTCTCACCAGTGATTCTATTAGTGATTTATTAAGTGGATTAGCTAATCAGATCGAAATTTTCCCAGAAATTCCTTTTGAGTATCAAATTAACGCCGATACCTTTGACAAATTAGACACCCTTCCTAATGATGTTGTTATCAATGTGGAACTAGCAGGGGGAAATAATTTACCCAACTGGTTAGCAGTCGAAAATTCTGGTATTTTAAGTAACCTTTCCTTCTCTCCCACCACTACAGATAAAGGATCTTACAGTTTGTATGTAACCGCCGAAGATTCTCAGGGCAATTTATTAGATGATGAAATCTTAACCTTTGAAGTGACGGATAATCCCAAAGAACCGCCTTTCAATACAAATTTATCTAACAGTTATGTCGAAAATGACATAGTTATCCAAGACCCTATTGATAGTAGCAAATTGTCTTGGTTTGTTAAAGTTTTAGGTCGTGACTTTGATATAGACATTAAAACTGAACAATATGAAAATGCTGTATATAAAGCCAAAGAACGTTTCGACGAGAGAGATATGGTTATTTCTCCCACAGGTGCTTTAACTGTCCCTCAAATTGTTTATGGCGAAGGTGGACGTAATCACATTTATGGTTCAGAAGTTAATGATATATTAGTTGCAACAAAATTCTATTATGCAGGTGGTTTTAACCTTGATACTAAATTTTCTGAAAATCGTCTTTTTGGAGAGGGTGGGAATGATATTCTGATTGGTTCTAATGATTATGATGATAGATTTACCCCCGTTTGGGGTACTGAACTTGCAGTTGACCTTTTAGATGGTGGTGAAGGAAACGATACTCTTTTCGGAAATAATGGTAATGATACGCTCTATGGTGGTAAGGGTGACGATAAACTTAATGGAAATGATTACGATGATGTTTTGTATGGCGGAGAGGGAAATGATTATTTAATAGGTGCTTCAGGTAAAGACAAACAATACGGTGACGAGGGTAATGATATGCTCGTGACTGCTGATAGAGGAGAAAATAACATCTTAAATGGTGGTTTAGGTAAAGATATTTTCATTATTTCTAAGCCGTTTAAATCCAATGGTGGTTTTTCCGCTAATGACTTTATTAAGTTAACAGAGGATTCTCTCAAAATTTATAAACTTATCAATACTTTTAAAACTATTACAGAATTAATTCCTGTCATTGGAGTTGTCACCGATTTAATCGGAAATTTAGCTAGTGTTGTCAAACTTTTTCTTGGTGCTGGGGCTACACCGTCATATTTTGATGTCACCACTATGATTGAGGATTTTTCTCAAGAGGATCTTTTGATCTTACCCAATAAAAGTTTTTTTTTAGGGGCTACAAATCGAGCTGATTTTGTTGAGCAATTTGACTACAATGGTCCTGGTGTACTTCTTTTTCAGGAAAATGGCGATCGCCTCAATGCTAGTTTGTTGATTAAGACTCCTGAAGATATTAGTCCTTTTTCAGTGGATTTACCTCCTCTAATTCCCGAAAACCCTGAAGATGTCGATCCCAATTCTAAAACAGTTTATATGGACTTTGTATCAATTCCTAGCAAGATTCAAAACTGGTATGAGGGTTTAGGAATCAATCATGTCAAAGATCCAGACTTTTTCGAGTACAAATTCTATGCAGGATTTGATGATCCTGAAATCATGGCAACGGACGAAAATGATGTGATTTATGCCAACACCAGTATAACGGGAACTCGTATCATAGCTTTAGATGGTAATGATCATGTTATCGGTTCTGATGCTGATGACATCATTGAAGGTGGATTTGGCAACGATTTTATCGAAAGTGGTAACGGTAATGATCAATTATTGGCAGGAGAAGGAGACGATTTTCTTGATGGTGGAGAAGGTATTGACTCGCTTATGGGGGGTGAAGGTTCAGACACTTTCATGTTAAGACTGGGAGATGGTAATGATGTAATCATGGATTTTGATCTCACTGCCAACACAGGAGATAAATTAGGTTTAGAAGAAGGGTTAATCTATGGCGAAAATGTAACTCTCGAAGGCAATCAAGTAGTTTATAATGGTCAAGAAATTTTAGCTACCATTCAATCAAACAGTAATATAGATTTATCTTCCTTATCTGATGAGCAAATTGGGGATTTATTTGTTACTATAGCATCTCCATCTTCTCTGGAAAATGATTTACTCGATACCAGTATTTATCGTTTTCGTACTGGTTTTGGTACTTATCTTTATGTGGGAGAGGAAGAAAAACAAGCCATCTTAGATGATGGTTATAGTTTTGTGGAAGAAGGGAAAGCATTTAAAGTGGCTTCTCAACAAGCTGACGGTTTAATTCCTATCTACCGTTTCCGCAATGAAGATGTTGCAGGTGCATATCTCTATGTGGGAGAAGAAGAAAGACAAAATATTCAAAACAATCATGATAATTTTGTGGAGGAGGGTTTAGCATTTTATGCTTATGGTGCGGATGCTCAAAAAGCAGATGACATTTATCGTTTACAAACTATCCCCGGTGCTTATATGCTAGTGGGAGAAACTGAATGGGAATCAATCTCTAACGAGGGTTTTGGTTTTGTGAATGAGGGAGTTGCTTTTGAGGCTTCTTTTGCTTAA
- the sfsA gene encoding DNA/RNA nuclease SfsA encodes MKLSFLYKYPPLISGTLVRRYKRFLSDIELDNGELITAHCANTGPMLGLCKVGSRVMVSRSNNPKRKLAYTWEMIDVGEENDPTWVGINTGLPNRIVKLALEKHIISELAYQYTQIKSEVKFGHDGKSRIDFVLQSEESQPPIYLEVKNTTLAENNIAMFPDTETTRGQKHLKELIKLSEDAKPVMLYFINRSDCQHFAVGREFDSVYGKLFDEALDKGVKILPCRFDISPQGINYLGLAQIL; translated from the coding sequence TTGAAATTGAGCTTTTTATATAAATATCCTCCTTTAATTTCAGGTACTCTAGTTCGTCGTTACAAACGTTTTTTATCGGATATAGAATTGGACAACGGGGAATTAATTACAGCCCATTGTGCTAACACAGGACCAATGTTAGGTTTATGTAAAGTGGGAAGTCGAGTTATGGTATCAAGAAGCAATAATCCCAAACGTAAACTTGCATACACTTGGGAAATGATAGATGTTGGAGAAGAAAATGATCCAACATGGGTGGGTATTAATACTGGTTTACCTAATCGCATCGTTAAACTTGCTTTAGAGAAACACATAATTAGCGAGTTAGCATACCAATATACTCAGATCAAAAGTGAGGTAAAATTCGGTCATGATGGCAAAAGTCGTATTGATTTTGTTTTGCAATCAGAAGAATCTCAACCACCGATATATCTCGAAGTCAAAAATACAACCCTGGCAGAAAATAATATTGCTATGTTTCCTGATACGGAGACGACAAGGGGACAAAAACATCTAAAAGAATTAATTAAATTATCTGAAGATGCCAAACCTGTAATGCTTTATTTTATTAATAGAAGTGATTGTCAGCATTTTGCCGTTGGTAGAGAATTTGATTCTGTTTATGGGAAATTATTTGATGAAGCCTTAGATAAAGGAGTGAAAATATTACCTTGTCGTTTTGATATTTCTCCTCAAGGAATAAATTACTTAGGTTTAGCCCAAATTCTTTGA
- a CDS encoding iron uptake porin yields MKKNFWQSITVTPILVGASLLANSPAKAGEEINLAQANNDANTQIINQLDSYGAEGGVTSQDQVTSVSQLRDVSPTDWAFEALRSLVERYGCIVGYPDRTYRGNRALSRYEFAAGLNACMQQMERLIASSESVLREDIEKLKRLMSEFEAELAALGARVDNLEGRVAFLEDHQFSTTTKLQGEVIIALTQAFEDGNQAILGNRVRLALNTSFTGEDNLVTRLSAGNFGAFNTTGTNRYRTGGLPITNASTSGTSGTTNQTFNLYPGSGNDVSVDWLAYYAPIKLGKDTQLQAYLAAFGGIHSDYTPTLNPFFEDYDGGNGALSTFASENPIYRIGGGSGAGLSYQLGFLEGLLGPSTLTVGYLAGGASSAASPADGEGLFNGDYALLSQLNFNLSDTVALGFTYVNAFQKADTALFGGGGTSGIVGTTFANQSASALNERFDSRFPGATVDQKDKIVNSYGSQFAWRITDSISFSAFFNYSNVTRIGRGNDDIWTYGGGFAFPDLGKEGSVLGIFAGVQPYNASPTYFITDAAGNSRRVRVSSTTLPVHVEAFYKYQLTDNISLTPGVIWVNSTNQGQNDDQIIGTLRTTFTF; encoded by the coding sequence ATGAAAAAAAACTTTTGGCAATCTATTACAGTTACTCCTATTCTAGTAGGAGCAAGTTTATTAGCAAATTCCCCCGCTAAAGCTGGTGAAGAAATCAACTTAGCCCAAGCTAATAATGACGCTAACACTCAAATTATTAACCAATTAGATAGTTATGGTGCAGAGGGTGGAGTTACTTCCCAAGATCAAGTAACTAGCGTTTCCCAATTAAGAGACGTATCTCCCACCGATTGGGCATTTGAAGCATTAAGAAGCCTCGTTGAGCGTTACGGTTGTATTGTTGGTTATCCTGACCGTACTTATAGAGGAAACAGAGCATTAAGTCGTTACGAATTTGCCGCAGGTTTAAACGCTTGTATGCAACAAATGGAACGTTTAATTGCTTCTAGTGAATCAGTATTAAGAGAAGATATTGAAAAACTAAAACGCTTAATGTCCGAATTTGAAGCTGAGTTAGCGGCATTAGGTGCAAGAGTTGATAACTTAGAAGGCAGAGTTGCATTCTTAGAAGATCACCAATTCTCTACAACTACCAAGTTACAAGGGGAAGTAATTATTGCTTTAACTCAGGCATTTGAAGACGGCAACCAAGCAATTTTAGGTAATCGTGTTCGTTTAGCTTTAAATACCAGTTTCACTGGGGAAGATAACCTTGTTACCCGTTTATCTGCTGGAAACTTTGGAGCATTCAATACCACAGGTACTAACCGTTACAGAACAGGTGGCTTACCTATCACTAACGCATCTACCTCTGGTACTAGCGGAACTACAAATCAAACCTTTAACCTCTATCCCGGTTCTGGAAATGATGTTTCCGTTGACTGGTTAGCGTATTATGCCCCCATTAAATTAGGTAAGGACACACAACTTCAAGCCTACTTAGCCGCTTTTGGTGGTATTCACAGCGACTACACTCCTACTCTCAATCCTTTCTTTGAAGACTATGACGGTGGTAATGGTGCATTAAGTACCTTTGCTTCTGAAAACCCCATCTATCGTATTGGTGGTGGTTCTGGTGCTGGTTTAAGTTATCAATTAGGTTTCTTAGAAGGCTTACTCGGACCTAGTACTTTAACAGTAGGTTATCTTGCAGGTGGTGCAAGTAGTGCGGCTTCTCCTGCTGACGGTGAAGGTCTTTTCAATGGTGACTATGCTTTATTGAGCCAATTAAACTTTAATCTCAGTGATACCGTTGCGTTAGGTTTTACCTACGTTAATGCGTTCCAAAAAGCTGATACTGCTTTATTTGGTGGTGGTGGCACTTCTGGAATCGTTGGTACAACGTTCGCTAACCAAAGTGCATCCGCTCTTAATGAACGTTTTGATAGTCGTTTCCCCGGAGCAACCGTTGACCAGAAAGACAAAATTGTTAATTCTTACGGAAGCCAATTTGCATGGCGCATTACTGATTCCATTAGCTTCAGTGCTTTCTTCAACTATTCCAACGTAACCAGAATTGGTCGTGGAAATGATGACATCTGGACTTATGGTGGCGGTTTTGCATTCCCTGATTTAGGTAAAGAAGGCAGTGTTTTAGGTATCTTTGCTGGTGTTCAGCCCTATAATGCCTCTCCTACTTACTTTATCACTGATGCGGCTGGTAACTCTCGTCGTGTTCGTGTTTCCAGTACAACCCTTCCCGTTCATGTAGAGGCTTTCTACAAATATCAGTTAACCGATAATATTTCATTAACTCCTGGTGTAATTTGGGTTAACTCCACTAACCAAGGACAAAATGATGATCAAATCATCGGTACATTAAGAACTACTTTCACTTTCTAA
- a CDS encoding AarF/ABC1/UbiB kinase family protein, which yields MFSLTQTSTRQREIVEIVLGNGWDYMRSILTGGKSDRPQLPPPEVLRKILVELGPFYVKFGQLLSTRPDLLPPQYIEALTALQAQVPPVPWGLIEKTLMEQLNQPLDKIFADINRNPIAAGSIAQIHKATLTTGEEVAIKVQRPDIERIVNQDINLIKGIAEIVALTDFGNDYDVITLADEFTKAVQAELDFRQEAQFTDKLRLNLSNSNWFDSKQLEIPQIYWEFTTEKVLFMEWLDGKPILDADIAPDSKKRQEISTLLFRAFFQQIFIDGFFHADPHPGNIFYLSDGRLGIIDCGMIGRLDPRTQQLLTEMLLAIVDIDAQRCAQLTLELSESNSYKTNLAQLENDYSRMLRKYYNLSLSQLNFSEVFYEVLDISRRNKIKLPGNMGLYAKSLANLEGVARKFNPEINLLAEIKPLITDLFRRQLIGDTPFQTLFRTILDLKAISLRSPRQIDVILDRLSSETFQWKLQLRELEGLRRSLDDSANRLSFSIVVGSLTMGAAIISTGATTAQLIFISNILFAAATFLGIWLIVSILRSGKLK from the coding sequence ATGTTTTCCTTAACTCAAACCAGTACTCGTCAAAGAGAAATTGTAGAAATTGTTTTAGGTAATGGTTGGGATTATATGCGTAGTATATTAACTGGGGGAAAATCCGATCGCCCTCAACTTCCACCACCAGAGGTACTGCGCAAAATTTTAGTAGAGTTAGGTCCTTTTTATGTCAAGTTTGGACAATTATTGAGTACTCGTCCAGATTTATTACCCCCTCAATATATAGAGGCTTTAACCGCCCTTCAAGCTCAAGTACCTCCTGTGCCTTGGGGATTAATTGAAAAAACTTTGATGGAGCAATTAAATCAACCCCTAGATAAAATTTTTGCTGATATAAATCGTAATCCCATTGCCGCAGGTTCGATCGCACAGATACATAAAGCGACTCTTACTACTGGTGAAGAAGTTGCCATTAAGGTTCAGCGCCCAGACATAGAAAGAATTGTCAATCAGGATATAAATTTGATTAAAGGTATTGCTGAAATAGTGGCACTCACTGACTTTGGCAATGATTATGATGTGATTACTTTAGCTGATGAGTTTACTAAAGCAGTACAAGCAGAATTGGATTTTCGCCAAGAGGCACAATTTACAGATAAATTGAGATTAAACCTTAGCAATAGTAATTGGTTTGATAGTAAACAGTTAGAAATTCCGCAAATATATTGGGAGTTTACCACCGAGAAAGTTTTATTCATGGAATGGCTTGATGGTAAACCTATTTTAGACGCTGACATAGCACCTGACAGCAAAAAAAGACAAGAAATCAGTACCTTATTATTTAGAGCATTTTTTCAGCAAATTTTTATAGATGGTTTTTTCCATGCTGATCCTCATCCCGGTAATATATTCTATTTGAGTGATGGCAGACTAGGAATAATTGACTGTGGGATGATTGGCAGACTTGACCCCCGTACTCAGCAACTCTTGACAGAAATGCTTTTAGCAATCGTTGATATAGATGCTCAAAGATGTGCCCAATTAACCCTTGAGTTATCGGAAAGCAATAGTTACAAAACCAATTTAGCTCAACTAGAAAATGATTATAGTCGTATGTTGAGAAAATACTATAATCTGAGTTTATCTCAATTGAATTTCAGTGAAGTATTCTACGAAGTATTGGATATTTCTCGTCGAAATAAAATCAAACTCCCCGGCAATATGGGATTGTATGCCAAGAGTTTAGCTAATTTAGAAGGTGTTGCTCGTAAGTTTAACCCCGAAATTAATCTTCTTGCAGAAATAAAGCCCTTAATAACTGACTTATTCCGTCGTCAGTTAATTGGTGATACTCCCTTCCAAACTTTGTTTAGGACAATCTTAGATTTGAAAGCAATTAGTTTGCGATCGCCTCGTCAAATAGATGTAATCTTAGATAGACTAAGTTCAGAAACCTTCCAATGGAAACTTCAACTTAGAGAATTAGAAGGCCTAAGGCGTAGTTTAGACGATTCTGCCAATAGATTATCTTTCAGTATAGTAGTCGGTTCTCTGACCATGGGTGCCGCAATTATTTCCACTGGTGCAACCACTGCTCAACTTATTTTTATTAGTAATATTCTCTTCGCCGCCGCCACTTTTCTCGGTATTTGGCTTATCGTTAGCATATTGCGATCAGGCAAATTAAAATAG
- a CDS encoding DUF2281 domain-containing protein, with protein sequence MTLEQLLISKFQTLSPHRKQELLDFAEFLAQKYDSQSQGKLSNNKTTIRGLWKDVVVTDEDLDEAKKAVFKNISDWD encoded by the coding sequence ATGACATTAGAACAATTATTAATCAGTAAATTTCAAACATTATCACCCCACAGAAAGCAAGAATTGCTGGATTTTGCGGAATTTTTAGCCCAAAAATATGACTCCCAATCTCAAGGAAAATTGTCTAACAATAAAACCACAATAAGGGGTTTGTGGAAAGATGTTGTGGTAACAGATGAGGATTTAGATGAAGCAAAAAAAGCAGTATTTAAGAATATTTCAGACTGGGATTAA
- a CDS encoding PIN domain-containing protein, which translates to MLIPTLVMAELTHIAEKGKVKIIIEELLDKINQGDGFSIVGFDFVIFQQMLILPKHWDIHDRIIAATASYYQSTLITRDQILGNFPNLKTIWE; encoded by the coding sequence GTGTTAATCCCTACCTTAGTAATGGCAGAACTTACTCATATTGCTGAAAAAGGAAAAGTAAAGATTATAATCGAGGAATTACTAGATAAGATTAATCAAGGAGATGGTTTTAGTATCGTTGGTTTTGATTTTGTAATTTTTCAACAAATGCTAATTCTCCCTAAACATTGGGATATTCATGATCGCATTATTGCCGCAACAGCCAGTTATTATCAATCAACATTAATTACTAGAGATCAAATTTTAGGGAATTTTCCCAATCTCAAAACTATTTGGGAGTAA
- a CDS encoding cysteine synthase A — MDIKNGFVGTIGNTPLIRLNSFSEETGCEILGKAEFLNPGGSVKDRAALYIIQEAEKQGLLKPGGTVVEGTAGNTGIGLAHICNAKGYKCVIVIPETQSQEKMDLLRTLGAEVKAVPAVPYKDPNNYVKLSGRIAEEMDNAIWANQFDNLANRQAHYETTGKEIWQQTDGKVDGWVAATGTGGTFAGVSLFLKEKNPNIKCVLADPMGSGLYSYVKTGEIKIEGNSITEGIGNSRITANMEGVPIDDAVQIHDNEALRVIYQLLYKEGLFMGGSVGINVAGAIALAKQLGPGHTIVTVLCDGGARYQSRLYNPQWLKSKGLTIPQF, encoded by the coding sequence ATGGATATTAAAAACGGCTTCGTTGGTACTATTGGCAACACTCCTTTAATCCGTCTTAATAGCTTCAGCGAAGAAACAGGATGCGAAATTTTAGGCAAAGCTGAATTTTTGAACCCCGGCGGTTCAGTTAAAGATAGAGCGGCATTGTATATTATTCAAGAGGCAGAAAAGCAAGGATTACTTAAGCCCGGAGGTACGGTGGTAGAAGGTACGGCAGGAAATACGGGTATCGGTTTGGCTCATATTTGCAATGCGAAGGGATATAAATGTGTAATTGTCATTCCTGAAACTCAATCTCAAGAAAAAATGGATTTGTTACGTACTTTAGGGGCTGAGGTTAAGGCTGTTCCAGCTGTGCCTTATAAAGATCCCAATAATTATGTTAAGTTATCGGGTAGGATTGCAGAAGAAATGGATAACGCAATCTGGGCAAATCAATTTGATAATTTAGCTAATCGTCAAGCCCACTATGAAACAACGGGAAAAGAAATTTGGCAACAAACTGATGGTAAGGTTGATGGTTGGGTTGCGGCAACAGGTACTGGAGGAACTTTTGCAGGGGTATCTTTGTTTCTAAAGGAAAAAAATCCTAATATTAAGTGCGTTTTGGCTGATCCTATGGGTAGTGGTTTATATAGTTATGTCAAAACAGGGGAAATAAAAATTGAGGGTAATTCTATTACTGAGGGGATTGGTAATAGTCGCATTACCGCTAATATGGAAGGTGTACCCATTGATGATGCGGTGCAAATCCACGACAATGAAGCCTTAAGAGTTATTTATCAGTTACTCTATAAAGAAGGTTTATTTATGGGCGGTTCTGTCGGTATAAATGTAGCAGGGGCGATCGCACTTGCGAAACAACTAGGCCCCGGACATACCATTGTGACAGTTTTATGTGATGGTGGGGCTCGTTATCAATCTCGTCTTTACAACCCCCAATGGCTTAAGTCTAAGGGCTTAACTATTCCTCAATTCTAG
- the ribH gene encoding 6,7-dimethyl-8-ribityllumazine synthase — protein MAIFEGNFQDTSNLRFALVIGRFNDLITNKLLSGCQDCLKRHGVDINPEGNQVDYAWVPGSFEVSLVAKKLALTGRYDAIICLGAVIRGDTPHFDYVCNEAAKGIASVGLNTGVPIVFGIVTTDTMQQALERAGVKSNLGWNYAMNALEMATLMKQIEK, from the coding sequence TGCATTAGTCATAGGACGTTTCAATGATTTAATTACGAATAAGTTATTATCTGGCTGTCAAGACTGTTTGAAAAGACATGGAGTGGATATAAACCCAGAAGGAAATCAGGTAGATTATGCTTGGGTGCCGGGTAGTTTTGAGGTGTCTTTAGTTGCCAAAAAATTAGCTCTTACAGGGCGTTATGATGCCATTATCTGTTTAGGGGCAGTTATTAGAGGAGATACTCCTCACTTTGACTATGTGTGCAATGAAGCGGCGAAGGGAATTGCTTCTGTTGGTTTAAATACTGGTGTGCCGATTGTTTTCGGTATTGTCACCACAGACACAATGCAACAGGCTTTAGAAAGAGCAGGAGTAAAAAGTAATTTAGGTTGGAATTATGCCATGAATGCGTTGGAAATGGCTACTTTAATGAAGCAGATTGAAAAATAA